One genomic segment of Clostridium estertheticum subsp. estertheticum includes these proteins:
- a CDS encoding cell wall hydrolase encodes MNKFKNIKSIFLASALTIGFATSTSQNVLATSLTTKTYIVKSGDCLSVIAKKCGQSLNDLRKTNNKWNDTIFPGQIIKVPVTTSSATSQVKLKAQDKTVAKVDKIAIKYTESDLNLLSRLITAEAQGESYSAQVAVGAVVVNRVKSGYFPNSISDVINERTKGGYQFTPVLNGNINRPAQASALKAASEALSGSDPTNNALFFYDGGVPKGLTEPQPISKVIGNLTFVYLIK; translated from the coding sequence ATGAATAAATTTAAAAATATTAAATCTATTTTCTTAGCATCAGCATTAACAATTGGTTTTGCAACAAGTACATCACAAAATGTACTTGCAACTTCACTAACAACTAAAACATATATTGTGAAAAGTGGGGATTGTTTATCTGTAATAGCGAAAAAATGTGGACAATCATTAAATGACTTAAGGAAAACTAATAATAAATGGAATGATACTATTTTCCCAGGACAAATTATTAAGGTTCCAGTAACAACTAGTTCTGCTACATCGCAAGTTAAATTAAAAGCTCAAGATAAAACGGTAGCGAAAGTAGACAAGATAGCAATAAAATATACAGAAAGTGATTTGAACTTATTATCAAGACTAATAACTGCAGAGGCACAAGGAGAATCTTATAGTGCTCAAGTTGCTGTAGGCGCAGTTGTTGTAAATAGAGTTAAGAGTGGATATTTTCCAAATTCAATTAGTGATGTTATAAATGAACGCACAAAAGGAGGTTATCAATTTACACCAGTATTAAATGGTAATATCAATAGACCAGCACAGGCAAGCGCGCTTAAGGCTGCGAGTGAAGCTCTTAGCGGGTCCGATCCAACAAATAATGCATTGTTTTTTTATGATGGCGGTGTTCCTAAAGGACTAACTGAACCACAACCAATATCTAAAGTAATAGGTAATTTGACATTTGTTTACTTAATAAAATAA
- a CDS encoding YidC/Oxa1 family membrane protein insertase translates to MNIIFNFLSSLLDSIFNFTGDWGLAIVFLTISVRLVLSPMSFKQKKSMHQQQKFGIKMQEIKEKYKDNKDRLDVEVKKQSAESAKSMLGCLVTLLQLPIIMTLWSVFNKLPVSASTFLIPWVSSIKVSDSYFIVPLIYVLISLTPSLLSYVTLLKIEGQSTLSKSNIIIMAVVGLFVAKAAPIAVGIYLITTSVFNFLEELIFRLYIRNSKIRN, encoded by the coding sequence ATGAACATCATTTTTAATTTTTTAAGTAGTTTATTAGATTCAATTTTTAATTTTACCGGGGACTGGGGCCTCGCAATAGTTTTTCTTACCATAAGTGTAAGATTAGTACTTTCTCCAATGTCTTTCAAACAAAAAAAATCCATGCACCAGCAGCAAAAATTCGGTATAAAAATGCAAGAAATAAAGGAAAAATATAAAGATAACAAAGACAGACTTGACGTCGAAGTTAAAAAACAATCTGCAGAGAGTGCCAAAAGTATGCTAGGTTGCTTAGTAACGTTGTTACAACTGCCTATAATAATGACCCTGTGGAGTGTATTTAATAAGCTTCCTGTGAGCGCTAGTACATTTCTTATACCATGGGTGTCTAGTATTAAGGTCTCAGACAGTTATTTTATAGTTCCACTAATATATGTGCTTATATCGCTAACACCAAGTCTGCTTTCATATGTAACCTTACTTAAAATTGAAGGTCAGTCAACACTTAGCAAGAGTAATATAATAATAATGGCAGTAGTTGGTCTATTTGTTGCTAAAGCAGCTCCAATCGCAGTTGGAATATACTTAATCACCACAAGTGTGTTCAACTTTCTAGAAGAGCTTATTTTTAGACTATATATAAGAAATTCAAAAATTAGGAACTAA
- a CDS encoding DUF1048 domain-containing protein, translating into MLLEWRLKKLRFKEQKNLNGSNLYLYRSITSYIQHSELRGIEKEEILQQVIDMMLQAQIEKKPMELIIGNDYQEFCKSIIEEYSSDKSKNYRLLDYIQKGLFYSITSSVFLWIVIGLKNSSFTLGITVDMLITLSAISFILIPATRKSSQESPSLNFWNKKYYAINSGITESGFNGFIFVIFAILLIRFILGETLSTNVFSYTITLHSSIPYILLILLIIGFIEIYKRMYNKHR; encoded by the coding sequence ATGCTGCTCGAATGGAGACTTAAAAAGCTTAGATTTAAAGAGCAAAAAAATTTAAATGGGAGTAACTTATATTTATATAGAAGCATAACTTCATATATACAGCACAGCGAATTGAGAGGAATTGAAAAGGAAGAAATTCTTCAACAAGTCATAGATATGATGTTGCAAGCACAAATAGAAAAAAAGCCAATGGAATTAATTATCGGGAATGACTATCAGGAATTTTGCAAGTCGATTATTGAAGAATATAGTAGTGACAAAAGCAAAAACTACAGATTATTAGATTATATACAAAAGGGTCTATTTTACTCGATAACAAGTTCAGTTTTTTTGTGGATAGTGATTGGATTAAAAAATTCTTCATTTACCCTAGGAATAACTGTAGATATGCTTATAACACTAAGTGCTATTTCATTTATTTTAATTCCAGCAACAAGAAAAAGTAGTCAAGAAAGTCCCTCATTAAACTTTTGGAATAAAAAATATTACGCAATAAATAGCGGAATTACTGAATCTGGATTTAATGGTTTTATATTTGTGATATTTGCTATTTTATTAATAAGATTTATTCTTGGAGAGACTCTTTCTACTAACGTCTTTAGTTATACAATAACTCTACATTCATCTATTCCATATATACTACTAATACTTTTAATAATTGGATTTATTGAAATTTATAAAAGAATGTATAATAAACATCGATGA
- a CDS encoding PadR family transcriptional regulator → MANSTQILKGLLEGCILKIVSTHETYGYEICEQLTVYGFQEVSEGSVYPILIRLEKKKLLYSNMIKSPFGPMRKYYYLTKEGNTELEDFISSWDKIKKNIDNVLEG, encoded by the coding sequence TTGGCTAATTCAACTCAAATATTGAAAGGTTTACTGGAAGGATGTATTTTAAAAATTGTAAGTACTCATGAAACTTATGGTTATGAAATATGTGAACAACTAACAGTGTATGGATTTCAAGAAGTTTCTGAAGGTAGTGTCTATCCCATTCTTATAAGACTGGAAAAGAAAAAGCTACTTTACTCTAATATGATTAAGTCCCCTTTCGGACCAATGAGAAAATATTATTATCTAACTAAAGAAGGAAATACTGAATTAGAAGATTTCATATCATCTTGGGATAAAATTAAAAAGAACATTGATAATGTATTGGAGGGATAG
- the pyk gene encoding pyruvate kinase, producing MRMTKIICTLGPAVDNDVLLKELILGGMDVARLNFSHGTHAEQKVRVDRVKRVREKLNIPVPLLLDTKGPEIRLGKFQMGKVTLKENNIFILVNEDILGTEEKSTISHKELYKDVKVGTKILINDGLVAIEVQKVVDKDIHCIILNGGDISNNKGVNIPETDTHLPAITNQDIEDIKFAIENEFDFIACSFVRKATDVNEVRKILKKYGGQDIRIISKIENREGVNNFDEILKVSDGIMVARGDLGVEIPTEEVPLVQKMIIKKCYNYGKPVITATQMLDSMIVNPRPTRAESSDVANAVYDGTSAIMLSGESAMGKYPIESVKTMVRIAQMADESIDYGSKLAAMKFDTMENITNAISYATCTIALQLNAVSIICATQSGQTARMISRFRASCPIIATTWNPRVQRQLAISWGVTPLLVKAATNVEEMFEIGVKTALDIKLVKNGDIIVITAGGPVGKVGTTNILKVETVGE from the coding sequence ATGAGAATGACAAAAATAATATGTACTTTAGGACCTGCTGTAGATAATGATGTTTTATTAAAAGAATTAATACTCGGAGGTATGGATGTAGCAAGATTAAATTTTTCTCATGGTACTCACGCCGAGCAAAAGGTTAGAGTTGATAGAGTAAAAAGAGTTAGAGAAAAATTAAATATTCCAGTTCCGTTATTGCTTGATACCAAAGGACCTGAAATTAGATTAGGTAAATTTCAAATGGGCAAAGTAACATTAAAAGAGAATAATATCTTCATACTTGTAAATGAAGATATTTTAGGAACAGAGGAAAAATCAACTATCTCCCACAAAGAGTTATATAAAGATGTTAAAGTCGGAACTAAAATATTAATAAATGATGGACTAGTAGCCATAGAAGTACAAAAGGTTGTAGACAAGGACATACATTGCATAATACTAAATGGCGGTGACATAAGTAATAACAAAGGAGTCAATATTCCCGAAACAGATACCCATTTACCTGCAATAACAAATCAGGACATTGAAGATATAAAATTTGCTATAGAAAATGAGTTTGATTTTATTGCTTGTTCTTTTGTACGAAAAGCAACAGACGTAAATGAAGTTAGAAAAATATTAAAGAAATATGGTGGACAAGATATAAGGATAATTTCAAAAATTGAAAATAGAGAAGGCGTAAATAATTTCGATGAAATATTAAAGGTTTCTGATGGAATTATGGTAGCTAGAGGCGATCTAGGCGTAGAGATACCTACAGAAGAAGTTCCTCTTGTTCAAAAAATGATAATTAAGAAATGCTATAACTATGGTAAACCAGTAATAACTGCAACTCAAATGCTAGATTCAATGATTGTAAATCCAAGACCAACTAGAGCAGAATCTAGTGATGTTGCAAATGCCGTTTATGATGGAACTAGTGCAATTATGCTTTCTGGCGAAAGTGCCATGGGTAAATACCCAATTGAAAGTGTAAAAACTATGGTAAGAATAGCTCAAATGGCAGACGAGTCTATAGATTATGGCAGTAAACTAGCTGCAATGAAATTTGATACAATGGAAAATATCACAAATGCTATAAGTTATGCAACTTGCACAATTGCCCTACAGTTAAATGCAGTATCAATAATTTGTGCAACCCAATCTGGACAAACTGCTAGAATGATTTCTAGATTTAGGGCATCTTGTCCAATAATAGCAACTACATGGAATCCAAGAGTTCAAAGACAGTTAGCTATTTCTTGGGGAGTGACTCCATTACTAGTTAAAGCTGCAACAAACGTTGAAGAAATGTTTGAAATTGGTGTTAAAACAGCTTTAGATATTAAGTTAGTTAAAAATGGAGATATTATTGTAATAACTGCCGGTGGACCAGTAGGAAAAGTTGGAACAACCAATATACTAAAAGTTGAAACAGTAGGCGAATGA
- a CDS encoding TetR/AcrR family transcriptional regulator, which translates to MDIINKSDFVENIKKKIPVKLGRPIDKLRDLAILTAALELVAEQGYDSVTMDAIALRAHAGKATLYRRWKSKPYLIAEAIRFIMPRVQKVDPARCGENFRNYLCELLSTYFGVDDEVRQKVMLSISTAISRDKSLSEAIHLDCITNQTYIFREAITCNINKKIDEHQLKLLADVGPALLCYKLITTGKPIEMKYVEHIVDDLIIPLISLNSN; encoded by the coding sequence ATGGATATAATAAACAAATCCGATTTTGTTGAAAATATCAAAAAAAAAATTCCAGTAAAACTTGGAAGACCTATTGATAAGCTACGTGATCTCGCTATTCTTACAGCAGCCTTAGAGCTCGTAGCAGAGCAAGGATACGATTCTGTGACCATGGATGCCATAGCCCTGCGTGCCCATGCAGGAAAAGCTACCTTATACCGCAGATGGAAGTCTAAACCATATCTCATTGCAGAAGCTATAAGATTTATCATGCCTCGCGTGCAAAAGGTTGATCCTGCGCGTTGCGGCGAAAACTTTAGAAATTATTTATGTGAATTACTAAGCACATATTTCGGGGTAGACGACGAGGTTAGGCAAAAGGTAATGCTCTCCATCTCAACAGCCATAAGCAGAGATAAATCATTATCTGAAGCTATTCATCTAGATTGCATAACAAACCAAACATATATATTTCGCGAGGCCATAACATGTAACATAAATAAAAAAATAGATGAACACCAGTTGAAACTTCTCGCTGATGTAGGACCAGCATTATTATGTTATAAGCTTATAACCACAGGAAAACCAATTGAAATGAAATATGTGGAACATATTGTTGATGATTTAATAATTCCACTTATATCACTTAATAGCAATTAA
- the ftsH gene encoding ATP-dependent zinc metalloprotease FtsH codes for MKKRSGIAVWTIVFVMVAVFMFSKTDQKSTIINFNQFQSNWTNNTIKSFVVETDQMSVSGTLKNGSTYKTIVPSARLFQFIKDHPKSASVEETYVKPPTIPMWLQYLPNVLLILMLVGFGFIFMKQSKGAGGSGGVMKFGKSKAKLADPNKKKVSFDDVAGADEEKAELAEIVDFLKQPKRYMEMGARIPKGVLLIGPPGTGKTLLARAISGEAGVPFFSISGSDFVEMFVGVGASRVRDLFEQAKKNSPCIIFIDEIDAVGRQRGAGVGGGNDEREQTLNQLLVEMDGFGENEGIIMIAATNRADVLDPALLRPGRFDRQILVGVPDRKGREAILAVHSKNKHLEAEVKLSVLAKRTPGFTGADIENLMNESALLTVRRDKKLIGMEELEEAATRIMAGPEKKSRVISEVDRKLTAYHEAGHAIVMNLLPNSDPVHQISIVPRGRAGGYTMRLPEEDRSYMSRSRLEEEIVGLLGGRVAEKLVIGDISTGASNDIERATGIARQMVMDYGMSDTLGTIAFGSGSDEVFLGRDMGKDRKYSEETAYKIDIEIKKLIDVAYTKALTLLTDNRSKLNAVAEELLIKEKLEGVEFQEIFARS; via the coding sequence ATGAAAAAAAGATCAGGTATTGCTGTATGGACTATAGTTTTCGTTATGGTCGCAGTATTTATGTTTTCTAAAACAGATCAGAAATCAACTATTATTAATTTTAATCAATTTCAAAGCAATTGGACAAATAATACTATAAAAAGTTTTGTGGTTGAAACAGATCAAATGTCGGTTTCGGGAACATTAAAAAATGGATCTACATATAAAACAATTGTTCCATCTGCCAGACTATTTCAATTTATTAAAGATCACCCAAAGAGTGCAAGTGTTGAGGAAACATATGTAAAACCACCAACTATACCAATGTGGTTACAGTACTTGCCTAATGTATTATTGATTTTAATGCTTGTAGGTTTTGGATTTATATTTATGAAACAGTCAAAAGGCGCCGGCGGAAGCGGTGGTGTGATGAAATTTGGTAAAAGTAAAGCAAAACTTGCTGATCCTAATAAGAAAAAAGTAAGTTTTGATGATGTTGCAGGAGCGGATGAAGAGAAAGCTGAACTTGCGGAGATAGTTGATTTCTTAAAGCAACCTAAAAGATATATGGAAATGGGAGCTCGTATACCAAAGGGAGTCTTATTAATAGGACCTCCAGGAACTGGTAAAACACTCCTTGCAAGAGCAATATCTGGAGAGGCTGGAGTACCATTTTTTAGCATCTCAGGTTCTGACTTTGTAGAAATGTTCGTAGGTGTTGGAGCTTCTAGAGTAAGAGATTTATTTGAACAGGCAAAAAAGAATTCACCTTGTATAATTTTTATAGATGAAATTGATGCGGTAGGAAGACAAAGAGGTGCAGGTGTTGGTGGTGGAAACGATGAAAGAGAACAGACATTAAACCAACTTCTAGTTGAGATGGATGGGTTTGGAGAAAATGAAGGAATAATAATGATTGCAGCTACCAATAGAGCGGATGTACTTGATCCAGCACTTCTAAGACCAGGTAGATTTGATAGACAAATTCTTGTTGGGGTACCTGATAGAAAAGGTAGAGAGGCAATACTCGCAGTTCATTCTAAAAATAAGCATCTTGAAGCTGAAGTTAAGCTTAGCGTACTTGCTAAAAGAACGCCTGGATTTACAGGTGCAGATATTGAAAACTTAATGAATGAATCAGCACTGTTAACTGTGCGAAGAGATAAAAAACTAATTGGAATGGAAGAACTCGAAGAAGCGGCTACAAGAATAATGGCTGGACCTGAAAAGAAAAGTAGAGTTATTAGTGAAGTTGATAGAAAACTTACAGCATACCATGAAGCAGGCCATGCAATTGTAATGAATTTACTTCCAAATTCTGATCCTGTTCATCAGATAAGTATAGTTCCAAGAGGAAGGGCTGGTGGATATACTATGCGTCTTCCAGAAGAAGATAGATCATATATGTCTAGGTCAAGACTTGAAGAAGAAATTGTGGGGTTACTCGGTGGTAGAGTTGCAGAAAAACTAGTTATTGGTGATATAAGTACTGGGGCTAGTAATGATATCGAAAGAGCCACAGGAATCGCGAGACAAATGGTAATGGACTATGGAATGAGTGACACCCTTGGAACAATAGCATTTGGTTCAGGTAGTGATGAGGTATTCCTTGGAAGAGATATGGGTAAAGATAGAAAATACAGCGAAGAAACAGCATATAAAATAGATATAGAAATAAAGAAACTTATAGATGTAGCATATACAAAAGCGTTGACGCTTTTAACTGATAATAGAAGCAAACTTAACGCAGTTGCAGAAGAACTTCTAATAAAAGAGAAGCTTGAAGGTGTTGAATTTCAAGAGATATTTGCAAGAAGTTAA
- a CDS encoding aldehyde dehydrogenase: protein MDIIDKQIVESILNEHNKFFISGETRNIEYRISALKKLKSVIKKYEKEIINALYRDLGKSEFEAYGTEIGFVLDSIGNFTKHLKKWAKTKRVKTPIHQFPSKGYIMYEPYGTVLIIGPFNYPFQLLIEPLVGAIAAGNCAVLKPSENTPTVSGLVKKIIEETFEKNYIRVIEGEKETTSALINSSFDYIFFTGSVSVGRIVMRAAAENLVPITLELGGKSPVIVDKTANLEIAAKRILWGKLVNSGQTCIAPDYIFVHKDIKENFIEKLKSTAISFYGEDASKSIDYGRIVSSSQFERLASIIEKDKNKIIYGGHSNEGALYIEPTIIDNVDFQDAVMQDEIFGPIMPILEYENLEEVIEMINNRPKPLALYVFTEDKKVETSVLDRISFGGGCVNDTISHVAGSNMPFGGVGNSGMGAYHGRDSFETFSHRKSILKKSTSIDIKLIFPPYGNRIKLIKKILK, encoded by the coding sequence ATGGATATAATTGATAAACAAATAGTAGAAAGTATTCTTAATGAACATAATAAGTTTTTTATTTCAGGAGAAACAAGGAATATAGAATATAGAATATCTGCACTTAAGAAGCTTAAAAGTGTAATAAAAAAATATGAGAAAGAGATAATAAACGCATTGTATAGGGATTTAGGAAAAAGTGAATTTGAAGCTTATGGTACCGAGATTGGTTTCGTTTTGGATAGTATAGGTAATTTTACAAAACATTTAAAGAAGTGGGCTAAGACCAAAAGAGTGAAGACACCTATACATCAGTTTCCATCTAAGGGGTATATTATGTATGAACCCTATGGAACAGTTCTTATTATAGGACCATTTAATTATCCTTTTCAGCTTTTAATTGAACCATTAGTAGGGGCTATAGCTGCTGGAAATTGTGCTGTTTTAAAACCATCTGAAAATACACCTACTGTTTCAGGTTTAGTAAAAAAAATAATTGAAGAAACTTTTGAAAAAAACTATATACGAGTTATTGAAGGGGAAAAAGAAACTACTTCTGCCCTCATTAATTCATCATTTGATTACATATTCTTTACAGGTAGCGTGTCAGTTGGGAGAATAGTGATGAGGGCAGCTGCGGAAAATCTCGTCCCTATAACACTTGAACTAGGTGGAAAAAGTCCAGTAATAGTAGATAAAACTGCAAATTTAGAAATAGCAGCTAAGAGGATATTATGGGGCAAACTTGTAAATTCAGGACAAACTTGTATAGCTCCAGATTATATATTTGTGCACAAAGATATAAAAGAAAATTTTATAGAAAAGTTAAAAAGCACAGCTATAAGTTTTTATGGTGAGGATGCTTCTAAAAGCATTGACTACGGCAGAATTGTTAGCAGTAGTCAGTTTGAAAGATTAGCTTCAATAATTGAGAAAGATAAGAATAAAATTATTTATGGTGGACATTCAAATGAAGGTGCTTTGTACATTGAACCAACAATTATTGATAATGTAGATTTTCAGGATGCAGTTATGCAAGATGAGATATTTGGGCCAATTATGCCAATACTAGAATATGAGAACTTAGAAGAAGTTATTGAAATGATAAATAATAGACCTAAGCCATTAGCGTTATATGTTTTCACGGAAGATAAAAAAGTGGAGACCTCTGTCTTGGATAGAATTTCTTTTGGTGGAGGGTGCGTGAATGATACTATATCTCACGTTGCAGGTTCAAATATGCCTTTTGGCGGAGTTGGAAATTCTGGAATGGGTGCGTATCATGGAAGAGATAGTTTTGAAACTTTCTCTCATAGAAAAAGTATATTAAAGAAAAGCACTTCTATAGATATAAAACTTATTTTCCCTCCGTATGGAAATAGAATAAAACTTATAAAAAAAATATTAAAATAA
- a CDS encoding UPF0182 family protein, with product MSKKKKVILSSIIIIILACLFFVGNIAQVIINIEWFNTMGYLSVYFTKILTVLKLMVPVFILSYIGILLYYKGIKKSIAHMKKVVEVNTKKDVIENKIFTASNLFVSLLFSFAFSSTYWYMLLQFINAVSFNVKDPIFNLDVSFYIFKLPLIQSLYSFIMTLLVLLIIIKVMVFFVFKTKSTFSAGKRANPFEDIKSTFKELSVFAGKQIAIIASLIAFFLSLGYLLNSFNLVYSPSGVAYGASYTDIHVTLLFYKILIVTCIVAAVVIFINVLKSKVKPIIISAAAIVLISFVQVISAVVVQSSIVKPNQKELEKPYIQNNIDFTKKAFNIENITTTPFNIKNDLKQEDISSNKKTIDNIKLNSSTQALEFYNQVQILRYYYTFTDIDVDRYKINNKYSQVLVAAREIDSKSLDPITWQNTHMIYTHGYGVVMSKVNAVTTEGQPDFVIKDMPIANSTDVKLTNPRIYFGEKTNDYALVNTKVSEFDYPQGGADKITNYVGEAGIKMSLGNKLLFAINKGELNFLLSRDIKSTSKILINRNVVERAKSIAPFLTYDKDPYVVVSGGKIYYIIDAYTTSSKYPYSQPQNGVNYIRNSVKVVIDAYDGSTNFYVSDSTDPIVQTYAKTFPKLFKDMSNVPADIKAHFRYPSDIFSIQSAVLSKYHVTNAGVFYNGEDFWDVSKNATAVGADVKTTIPPYLVEKLPGMDSEEMILQQYFNVKGKYNMTAILGARMDGENYGKLFLNKFPASETTVYSPFQFKQRISQDTTISAQLSLWNTGGSQVQYGDTVILPIKNSLLYIEPVYLRASGKNSIPEMKKIIISYDSKLLMVDNIESGLEQIFNYKAPNAVVKTETGAKTTVPLTQTETKLIKQANDLYTKALDAQKSLDWAKYGEYIKQLGTLLKQLNK from the coding sequence ATGAGTAAGAAAAAAAAGGTTATTCTATCTTCTATAATTATAATTATCTTGGCATGCTTATTTTTTGTAGGTAATATAGCGCAAGTAATTATTAATATTGAGTGGTTTAATACAATGGGTTACCTTTCAGTATACTTCACAAAAATACTTACGGTGTTAAAGCTTATGGTACCTGTGTTTATCCTTAGTTATATTGGTATATTATTATACTATAAGGGTATAAAAAAGAGCATTGCACATATGAAAAAAGTAGTAGAGGTAAATACAAAAAAAGATGTTATTGAAAATAAGATTTTTACAGCAAGTAATTTATTTGTTTCACTCCTATTTTCTTTTGCTTTTTCATCCACATATTGGTATATGCTTCTTCAATTCATAAATGCAGTTAGTTTTAATGTGAAAGACCCTATTTTTAATTTGGATGTGTCTTTTTATATTTTTAAACTTCCTTTAATTCAATCATTATATAGTTTTATAATGACATTATTAGTACTTTTAATTATTATAAAAGTAATGGTATTCTTTGTATTTAAAACAAAAAGTACATTTAGCGCAGGTAAAAGAGCAAATCCTTTTGAAGACATTAAATCAACATTTAAGGAACTTAGTGTATTTGCAGGAAAACAAATTGCAATAATAGCCTCACTAATAGCATTTTTTCTTTCGCTTGGATATTTATTAAATTCATTTAATTTGGTGTATAGCCCTAGTGGAGTTGCATATGGTGCAAGCTACACAGATATTCATGTAACACTACTATTTTATAAAATACTGATTGTGACTTGCATTGTTGCTGCAGTTGTAATATTTATAAATGTTTTAAAATCAAAGGTTAAGCCCATAATAATTTCAGCTGCCGCCATAGTTTTAATAAGTTTTGTACAAGTAATATCAGCAGTTGTAGTTCAAAGCAGTATTGTAAAACCAAATCAAAAGGAACTTGAAAAACCATATATTCAAAATAATATTGATTTTACAAAGAAAGCATTTAATATAGAAAATATTACTACAACACCTTTTAATATAAAAAATGATTTGAAACAAGAGGATATTTCAAGTAATAAGAAGACAATAGATAACATTAAATTAAATTCATCTACGCAGGCACTTGAATTTTATAACCAAGTTCAAATATTAAGGTATTACTATACTTTTACCGATATAGATGTAGATAGATATAAAATAAACAATAAATATAGTCAAGTATTGGTTGCGGCAAGAGAAATAGATTCAAAATCATTAGATCCAATTACTTGGCAGAATACTCATATGATTTATACACATGGGTATGGGGTTGTAATGAGTAAGGTAAATGCTGTTACGACAGAGGGTCAACCTGATTTTGTAATAAAGGATATGCCAATAGCAAATAGTACAGATGTTAAACTAACTAATCCAAGAATTTATTTTGGAGAAAAAACAAATGACTATGCATTAGTAAATACTAAGGTAAGTGAGTTTGATTATCCTCAAGGTGGAGCCGACAAAATAACAAATTATGTTGGAGAAGCTGGAATTAAAATGAGTTTAGGTAATAAACTTTTGTTTGCAATAAATAAGGGAGAGTTAAACTTCCTATTATCAAGGGATATTAAGAGTACAAGTAAAATACTTATTAACAGAAATGTAGTTGAAAGGGCAAAGAGTATAGCTCCATTTTTAACTTATGACAAGGATCCCTATGTTGTTGTAAGTGGTGGGAAAATATACTATATAATTGATGCATACACAACATCATCTAAATACCCCTACTCACAACCACAAAATGGGGTAAACTATATTAGAAATTCAGTTAAGGTTGTAATTGATGCTTATGATGGAAGTACAAATTTTTATGTATCAGATTCAACTGATCCAATTGTACAAACTTATGCAAAAACATTCCCGAAACTGTTTAAGGATATGTCGAATGTTCCAGCTGACATTAAAGCACATTTTAGGTATCCATCTGATATATTTAGCATTCAAAGTGCAGTACTCAGTAAATATCATGTAACTAATGCTGGAGTGTTTTATAATGGGGAAGATTTTTGGGATGTTTCTAAGAATGCAACTGCTGTAGGTGCTGATGTTAAAACAACTATTCCGCCATACCTTGTAGAAAAATTACCAGGAATGGATAGTGAAGAGATGATACTTCAACAATATTTTAATGTAAAGGGAAAATATAATATGACAGCAATTTTAGGGGCTAGAATGGATGGTGAAAATTATGGTAAACTGTTCCTAAATAAATTTCCAGCATCGGAAACAACGGTTTATAGTCCGTTCCAATTTAAGCAAAGGATAAGTCAGGATACTACAATTTCAGCACAGCTTTCTTTATGGAATACAGGAGGATCTCAAGTACAATATGGAGACACTGTTATTTTGCCAATAAAGAATTCGTTACTTTATATTGAACCGGTCTACTTAAGAGCTAGTGGAAAAAACAGTATTCCTGAAATGAAAAAAATAATAATTTCATACGACAGTAAGTTACTTATGGTCGATAATATTGAAAGTGGACTAGAACAAATATTTAATTATAAGGCACCAAATGCAGTAGTTAAAACTGAAACAGGGGCTAAGACGACTGTTCCATTAACCCAAACTGAGACTAAATTAATTAAGCAGGCTAATGATTTATATACTAAAGCACTTGATGCTCAAAAAAGTTTGGATTGGGCAAAGTATGGAGAATATATTAAGCAACTTGGTACTTTGTTAAAACAACTAAATAAATAG